In Vicia villosa cultivar HV-30 ecotype Madison, WI unplaced genomic scaffold, Vvil1.0 ctg.000197F_1_1, whole genome shotgun sequence, one genomic interval encodes:
- the LOC131625250 gene encoding uncharacterized protein LOC131625250 — protein sequence MQKQQENEETAMDSLMSPSFSTYSSNNINDVAKQVINENDYSHSQNDNDDFEFVAFQNTVDEVFSNHRRGNSTRGVFPIYNHDQKRNSVMAEMIPLRELMNSDGDRRNSEEVDISIALRKVTTGDQNRNIDPPSSSSSDVWDELDAVSPESYCLWTPKSPISSPMASPIKCKKSNSTGSSSNSTSSKRWKFLSLLRRSKSDGKESMILVTPSFEFKKEAKVENSKVKSGGKGSVEKNIAKVVGKKVPVAERKIPAAVTAMEAFYLRKKENNRNSYLPYKQELIGFGVGFHANIGRGSPLHV from the coding sequence atgcaaaaacaacaagaaaatgAAGAGACTGCAATGGACTCTTTGATGTCTCCAAGTTTCAGCACTTATTCTTCTAATAACATAAACGACGTCGCTAAACAGGTTATCAACGAAAACGACTACTCACACTCCCAAAACGACAACGACGATTTCGAATTCGTCGCGTTTCAAAACACTGTTGATGAGGTTTTCTCCAATCACCGCCGCGGCAATTCAACTCGTGGCGTCTTTCCGATCTACAACCACGACCAAAAGAGAAATTCTGTTATGGCGGAGATGATTCCGTTACGAGAATTGATGAATTCCGACGGCGACAGAAGGAATTCCGAAGAGGTGGATATTTCGATTGCGTTACGGAAAGTAACCACTGGAGATCAGAATCGGAATATTGATCCTCCATCGTCGTCTTCGTCTGACGTGTGGGACGAACTTGATGCGGTTTCGCCGGAGTCGTATTGCCTGTGGACACCTAAATCTCCGATATCATCACCGATGGCTTCTCCGATCAAATGCAAGAAAAGCAATTCAACTGGTTCGTCTTCGAATTCCACGTCATCGAAGCGATGGAAGTTTCTGAGTTTACTCCGGCGAAGTAAAAGCGACGGAAAAGAATCTATGATTCTCGTAACTCCGTCATTTGAGTTTAAGAAGGAAGCGAAAGTGGAGAATTCGAAGGTGAAAAGCGGTGGAAAAGGAAGCGTAGAGAAGAACATTGCGAAAGTGGTGGGGAAAAAGGTTCCGGTAGCGGAGAGGAAAATTCCGGCAGCGGTAACGGCAATGGAAGCGTTTtatctaagaaagaaagagaataatagaaaCTCATATTTACCGTATAAGCAAGAGTTAATTGGCTTTGGTGTTGGTTTTCATGCTAATATTGGAAGAGGTTCTCCACTTCATGtttga